A region of Nostoc sp. 'Peltigera membranacea cyanobiont' N6 DNA encodes the following proteins:
- a CDS encoding IS4/Tn5 family transposase DNA-binding protein — translation MKLLEANPYRNCDLGDKRLTDRAVLIAEALKVKYGHPLSEIFQSASDLKRGYEFFSNPKTTFNKLTQPSFKQTAQEIYGIPIVLAVGDTTYLDYKKILEKRDDYGPTGNGGNGLILHSSLALDPDFGQPLGLLWEKLWHRQHKASPPPGETSTAKKSD, via the coding sequence ATGAAATTACTAGAAGCAAATCCGTACCGTAATTGTGATTTGGGAGACAAACGCTTGACCGACAGAGCAGTGTTAATTGCGGAGGCTTTAAAAGTAAAATATGGTCATCCTCTATCAGAAATATTTCAAAGCGCTAGTGACCTCAAACGCGGTTACGAATTTTTTTCTAACCCTAAAACTACTTTTAACAAGTTGACTCAACCATCTTTTAAACAGACGGCACAAGAGATTTATGGCATACCAATAGTATTAGCGGTAGGAGATACTACTTATCTAGATTATAAAAAAATATTAGAAAAAAGAGATGATTATGGACCAACAGGTAATGGTGGGAACGGACTAATTTTACATAGTTCTTTAGCACTAGACCCAGATTTTGGTCAGCCACTAGGACTATTATGGGAGAAATTGTGGCATCGACAGCACAAAGCATCTCCACCACCAGGGGAAACATCTACGGCAAAAAAAAGCGATTAA
- a CDS encoding IS1634 family transposase: MDYQKKEIGIKNLDHLGIVAGLIDEIGIVETINSKLGIDGREKISSGTVVKAILINGLGFVSRPLYLFSQFFEDKGIENLLGCGVKSDYINDDKIGRVMDELYKYGLNSLFIEIVLSVINKFKIETKYSHLDATSFHLHGEYTREKEQEKEAEIIKEKPIIITKGYSRDHRPDLKQCVLDLITSSDGDIPLLMRVGDGNEADKAVFGKILVEFKKQINFESIMVCDSALYSQENIKLIEHLKWITRVPMTIKRAKELVQSVEIEEIDSEEIEKRRILNLDGYKWKEEIVNYGGIKQIWLIVESQKRQKSDLEKLEKNLKAEKNKVEKLLNQLKKEDFQNPDQARYKLKSINKKLKFFEIQEAKLIDKTSKNKTIYKIEGVDHQKLEEIAMIKKEAGRFILATNLVEDEKLKSSEIITNYKNQQSCERGFRFLKNPLFFTDSFFVENPERIETMLFLMSLCLLVYNLGQRELRNSLKRANIGVKNQLGKLTKCPTLKWIFQCFQGIHILTLNGVNQIVNLTQERNFILNFLPVSCQKYYLIS, translated from the coding sequence ATGGATTATCAAAAAAAAGAGATTGGGATTAAAAACTTAGATCACTTAGGAATAGTAGCTGGACTAATTGATGAAATAGGAATAGTTGAAACAATCAACTCCAAATTAGGCATAGATGGAAGAGAAAAAATTTCATCGGGAACAGTGGTCAAAGCGATTTTAATCAATGGATTAGGATTCGTCTCAAGACCTTTATACTTATTTAGTCAATTTTTTGAAGATAAAGGAATTGAAAACTTATTGGGTTGCGGAGTAAAAAGTGATTATATAAATGACGATAAAATCGGAAGAGTCATGGATGAATTATATAAATATGGATTGAATAGTCTATTTATAGAAATTGTCTTATCAGTTATAAATAAATTTAAGATAGAGACCAAATATTCTCATTTAGATGCCACATCATTTCATCTACATGGAGAATACACAAGGGAAAAAGAACAAGAGAAAGAAGCAGAAATAATCAAAGAAAAACCAATAATTATCACTAAAGGATATTCTCGCGATCATAGACCAGATTTAAAGCAATGCGTTTTAGATTTAATAACAAGTAGTGATGGAGACATCCCATTACTAATGAGAGTTGGAGATGGGAACGAAGCAGATAAAGCAGTTTTTGGAAAAATCTTAGTAGAATTTAAAAAGCAAATAAATTTTGAGAGTATCATGGTCTGTGATAGTGCATTATATAGTCAAGAAAATATCAAATTAATCGAACATTTAAAATGGATAACTAGAGTCCCAATGACGATAAAAAGAGCGAAGGAATTAGTTCAGTCGGTAGAGATAGAAGAGATAGATTCCGAAGAAATAGAGAAGAGAAGAATCCTAAATTTAGACGGATATAAGTGGAAAGAAGAAATAGTAAATTATGGTGGTATCAAACAAATCTGGCTAATAGTAGAAAGTCAAAAAAGACAAAAAAGTGATTTAGAAAAGCTAGAGAAAAATCTCAAAGCAGAAAAAAATAAAGTGGAAAAACTGCTCAACCAATTAAAAAAAGAAGATTTTCAAAATCCCGACCAAGCTCGATACAAACTAAAAAGCATAAACAAAAAACTAAAGTTCTTTGAAATTCAAGAAGCTAAACTTATTGACAAGACATCGAAAAATAAGACTATTTATAAAATCGAGGGAGTGGATCATCAAAAACTAGAAGAGATAGCAATGATAAAAAAAGAAGCTGGAAGATTTATTTTAGCAACTAATTTAGTTGAAGATGAGAAATTAAAGTCATCAGAAATTATTACAAATTATAAAAATCAACAGTCTTGCGAAAGAGGATTTAGATTTCTGAAAAATCCTTTATTTTTCACTGATAGTTTCTTTGTAGAAAATCCTGAAAGAATCGAGACGATGTTATTTTTAATGTCTTTGTGCTTATTAGTTTATAATCTCGGTCAGAGGGAACTAAGAAATAGTTTAAAAAGAGCCAATATCGGAGTTAAAAATCAACTAGGTAAATTAACGAAGTGCCCCACATTAAAATGGATATTTCAATGCTTTCAAGGGATTCACATTTTGACTTTGAATGGAGTTAATCAAATTGTTAATCTAACCCAAGAACGCAATTTTATTTTGAATTTTCTCCCAGTGTCTTGTCAAAAATACTATCTAATCTCTTAA
- a CDS encoding glycosyltransferase family 2 protein: MLSPSATVIICTVDRCNFLSKVMSAVSLWRCSFQELILVVGPAQDDTELVLLEYKGIINQVIFTVQRNVSLARNLGLKAATGDIIFYLDDDVIPPQNWIDLHLQVYREQRGSCGCVGGAVIDKTQQNFSLQFARGVNSRLSESRPVLSVTETTRYISNPQWFCSVMGANASYKREALVRIGYFDEFFEYFLEETDVCLRLLEAGYTVSHTDAAVEHYIQPSHNRRDRRHLTCWYSLAKNTTYFALKHGCQKLPFPMFLIRLTFLLIYRCLLRILRLKFTHNLPFSLLFQYIQESIVGVRHGWEAGMKLYNSKDCKNGRVRVKLD, from the coding sequence ATGCTATCTCCTTCCGCAACTGTGATTATCTGTACTGTAGACAGGTGTAACTTTCTCTCAAAAGTGATGAGCGCTGTTTCACTTTGGCGATGTTCTTTTCAAGAACTAATTTTAGTCGTTGGCCCAGCACAAGATGATACAGAGTTAGTTTTATTAGAATACAAAGGTATTATTAATCAGGTTATTTTTACTGTACAACGAAATGTGAGTCTGGCTAGAAACTTAGGTTTGAAAGCTGCAACAGGAGACATTATTTTTTATCTGGATGACGATGTTATTCCTCCGCAGAATTGGATAGATTTACATTTACAAGTTTACCGAGAACAGAGAGGAAGTTGTGGTTGTGTGGGTGGAGCAGTTATAGATAAAACTCAACAAAATTTTTCTTTACAGTTTGCTAGAGGTGTCAATAGCCGTTTGAGCGAATCTCGACCGGTTCTTTCGGTTACAGAGACAACTAGATATATCTCCAACCCTCAATGGTTTTGTAGTGTAATGGGAGCTAATGCTTCATATAAACGAGAAGCTTTAGTCAGAATTGGCTATTTTGATGAGTTTTTTGAATATTTTTTAGAAGAAACTGATGTTTGTTTGCGTTTGCTAGAAGCTGGTTACACGGTTTCTCATACAGATGCAGCTGTAGAACACTACATCCAACCCAGTCACAATCGCCGCGATCGCCGACATCTCACTTGTTGGTATTCCTTAGCTAAAAATACTACCTATTTTGCTTTAAAACATGGTTGTCAAAAGCTACCTTTCCCAATGTTTTTAATCCGTCTGACTTTCCTGCTTATCTACCGTTGTTTGCTAAGGATTTTACGCCTTAAGTTTACTCACAATCTGCCTTTTTCTTTGTTGTTTCAATACATTCAAGAGTCGATTGTAGGTGTTCGTCACGGTTGGGAGGCTGGAATGAAATTGTATAATTCTAAAGATTGCAAAAATGGGAGAGTGAGAGTGAAGTTAGACTGA
- a CDS encoding acyl-CoA dehydrogenase family protein, giving the protein MNFSWNEKQIEIKENVIEFCQTTLIENIFQLEQQEEFNIEGWKKCGEWGIMGLLISQEYGGKELDTLTTIYALEGLGYGCKDNGLLFSIAAHTWACELPILTFGTPEQKLKYLPKLAKGELIGGHAVTEPEAGSDVYSLQTTAQRKGDKYLLNGRKMFVTNGAIANLILVFATLDPERGKRGITCFLVEKDFPGFIVKKKMSKMGLRTAQMSELFLDNCEVPAANLLGKEGAGMAVFSHSIEWERGFILASAIGTMERLLEQCIQYAKHRQQFQQPIGKFQLVASKLVDMKMRLETARSLLYKFGWLKQTGKSAFMEAAMAKLYISESWVQSCLDAIQIHGGYGYLTELGLERELRDALGSRLYSGTSEIQYQIIAQFMGL; this is encoded by the coding sequence GTGAATTTTTCATGGAATGAAAAGCAAATTGAAATTAAAGAAAATGTAATTGAATTTTGTCAAACGACATTAATAGAAAATATTTTTCAGCTAGAGCAACAAGAAGAATTCAACATAGAAGGTTGGAAAAAATGTGGAGAGTGGGGAATTATGGGCTTGCTAATTTCCCAAGAATATGGGGGAAAAGAATTAGACACCCTCACGACTATTTATGCTTTAGAAGGTTTGGGATACGGTTGCAAAGATAACGGCTTGCTTTTCTCAATTGCTGCTCATACATGGGCTTGCGAACTTCCCATTTTGACGTTTGGTACTCCCGAGCAAAAACTCAAGTATCTTCCCAAACTTGCTAAAGGCGAATTAATTGGTGGTCATGCGGTAACTGAGCCAGAGGCAGGTTCAGATGTTTACAGCCTGCAAACTACTGCCCAAAGAAAGGGAGATAAGTATCTTTTAAATGGTAGAAAAATGTTTGTTACTAATGGGGCGATCGCCAACCTAATCCTAGTCTTTGCCACCCTAGATCCGGAGCGAGGAAAAAGGGGGATTACTTGTTTTTTAGTAGAAAAAGATTTTCCGGGTTTTATTGTCAAAAAAAAGATGTCAAAAATGGGGTTGAGAACGGCACAAATGTCCGAATTATTTCTAGATAACTGTGAAGTACCCGCCGCTAACTTGCTGGGAAAAGAAGGTGCAGGAATGGCTGTATTTAGTCACAGCATAGAATGGGAGCGTGGTTTCATCCTTGCTAGTGCCATTGGCACTATGGAAAGGTTACTTGAGCAATGCATTCAATATGCCAAACATCGACAGCAATTTCAACAGCCAATCGGGAAATTTCAATTGGTTGCTAGTAAGCTTGTGGATATGAAGATGCGACTGGAAACAGCTAGAAGTTTATTGTATAAGTTTGGCTGGTTAAAACAAACAGGTAAATCTGCATTTATGGAAGCAGCGATGGCAAAACTTTATATTAGCGAATCTTGGGTACAATCCTGTTTAGATGCCATTCAAATTCATGGGGGATATGGTTATTTAACGGAACTAGGCTTGGAACGAGAGTTACGAGATGCTTTGGGCAGTCGGCTGTATTCAGGAACCTCTGAAATTCAGTATCAGATTATTGCTCAATTTATGGGATTGTAA
- a CDS encoding glycosyltransferase has protein sequence MRRIDQELEENGYAVIDFLNETEVKSLLKFNEKYSFPNNLLTTGMTFSISTSYLSYRKLLTQEIKRYFASKLKILFPEYRIVLCNLVFKSSDVLLSEMPLHQDPSLVDEPSLTSFGVWCPLIDVEEQNGYLQVVKKSHLLNSKPRPVFVFGSFPYSQDVLSLLQQNYLTSVSMKAGQALVYDKRLFHGSPPNTTTVERVAAVCSLVPQNILTHFCYREMLTSNKLEVFEVEDEFYDRYIVGEKPKDVKSLGIFNYEVDTLTPELLVKKLGTKNSNLIIPNWASFEINFQPQFLEKLNPSLQKVAILVSNEFEGFSQNGGIGTYYTTLSQKLKSDGWYIILLLCQTEADFQGEASFPDVDCVFSTHEIKQVLNLQPIHYQILATTQQDAINNSFNYQSFCCLFFTQAVMASLPDAVVYVEFPDIWGFGYCTIQAKKTGLLGNSCLTGVTAHGCFEWLREVNSKYTLEQPQWFWQAYHYEQFSYENADVAYFPSYFLKSKLESYGWKTSQSKHLPYFVPIAHQQCKSEGFANQNNLNVDKIPVVFFSRLEERKGLCTFVEAIKLLSPILVERIQIIFIGKIITLQSSQLQHLDSQQYIKQELDSHIAYNLILNLSSQKAIKFITELNHPIVCLTSIQENFPNTGLEMGQLPVSLVVSDTGGFQETLNLVERSDCVRWFHPENSHSLAQTITQAINAYPETPLIPQYEVLEQVNQRLLNQRLEYMSQAFINAAPKETQTPKVTIAIVCWQTVNTILECLESLATQTYNNFDVIIGYRESIDQDLQEIITQAQTKFPSYKYLNLDVNWSLGESYNYLVELAAGEYVLQLAVEHIALPDMLEKLVMAAIASNADVVVCPQVALQADGELKAMPAAVNYAFIDGSLLKLLEFNHNQDISALFALKLLQEFRYSPERGLFALNWHILAAAIATGKEIAYYPYPLYATSNSASTTNPVNLAKERYYLRQYLYQIEPSKWNQRQVNFLLTGIEQLLQQQNSGKVWHFTHQNNQNLSPQSQAWILTAQQIQDELTQTQETLKSVQAWNQELQGGKDWLEAQWQTWMLRTQKAELEWERWQSFSTMMSVSKFWQLRSAWLKFKRLLGGKKPDPLLLANQVNSNTQIRDFVALIASQKVRFFQPEASEAPVVSIISVFLNDYQYFETTYRSVINQTWQNFEWIIVNDGLTNADAIAFIESLSQRTNKIKVLSHSNQQGDAAGRNTAIAQAEGKYLFFINLVDIFDPTYIEKSLLFLETHPDFSFVNSYSAIFQAQEYWWNYGFSQPASFFHENQLKGGLLYRKVDFEQLGGFDADLKLYADWERWLKAIANQQLGWTIPEYLECNRSINSLEQDPWELKRVTELIQSRYHDFFSSTPTPNISLNRQSLNPQQLKYKIAGQNSLKRYNSGKRLLFFFPSLSNSNVDKFHLDLVRLLEKEGYEMAIATSFKSEHPWYDSFYRLTPEIFHLPNFLDQVYWLAFIRYIIQSRQIDIIVISHTDIAYYFLPLLRAEFPQVTFIDWTYTGESNSQSNNYSTVSSQFSQYLDCQALFSPEMTAVEKDINYPTKSKLRVCSSNFEMINIFTEAIQTRQMQIQSEIDTELATVALLLALR, from the coding sequence ATGCGTAGAATTGATCAAGAACTTGAAGAGAATGGATATGCAGTAATTGACTTTTTAAATGAAACTGAAGTAAAAAGCCTCCTCAAATTTAACGAAAAGTATTCTTTTCCTAATAATTTGCTAACTACTGGTATGACTTTTAGTATAAGTACTTCATATTTATCATACAGAAAGCTACTTACTCAGGAAATAAAAAGGTATTTTGCTTCCAAATTGAAAATTTTATTTCCCGAATATAGAATAGTGCTTTGTAATTTAGTTTTTAAAAGTTCTGATGTATTATTGAGTGAAATGCCTCTCCATCAAGACCCATCATTAGTAGATGAACCATCTTTAACATCCTTTGGAGTGTGGTGTCCTCTAATTGATGTGGAGGAGCAAAATGGCTATCTCCAAGTTGTTAAAAAAAGCCATTTGCTGAATTCAAAACCTAGACCAGTTTTTGTTTTTGGCAGCTTTCCCTACAGCCAAGATGTACTATCACTTTTACAACAAAATTATCTTACTAGTGTCTCAATGAAAGCTGGACAAGCGCTGGTATATGATAAGCGACTTTTTCACGGTTCACCACCCAATACAACTACTGTTGAAAGAGTTGCAGCTGTATGCAGCCTAGTTCCTCAAAACATCTTGACCCATTTTTGCTACAGAGAGATGCTAACCTCTAACAAGCTAGAAGTATTTGAGGTAGAGGATGAATTCTACGATAGATACATCGTAGGTGAGAAACCAAAAGACGTTAAAAGTTTAGGGATATTTAATTATGAAGTTGACACACTAACACCAGAGCTACTTGTAAAAAAACTAGGAACAAAAAATTCCAATTTAATAATTCCTAATTGGGCAAGTTTTGAAATAAACTTTCAACCTCAGTTTTTAGAAAAACTTAACCCATCGCTTCAAAAAGTAGCAATCCTCGTTAGCAATGAATTTGAAGGTTTTTCTCAAAATGGGGGAATAGGCACTTACTATACAACCTTAAGTCAAAAACTTAAATCTGATGGTTGGTACATCATCCTGCTTCTTTGTCAAACTGAAGCTGATTTCCAAGGAGAAGCAAGCTTCCCTGATGTAGATTGCGTATTTTCTACTCACGAAATAAAACAGGTTTTAAATCTTCAACCAATTCATTATCAAATTTTAGCTACAACGCAGCAAGATGCAATTAACAATAGCTTTAACTATCAGAGTTTCTGTTGTTTATTCTTCACTCAAGCAGTCATGGCTAGCTTACCAGATGCAGTAGTTTATGTAGAGTTTCCCGACATTTGGGGGTTCGGCTACTGCACAATTCAAGCTAAGAAAACTGGATTGCTGGGTAACAGTTGTCTCACGGGTGTTACTGCTCATGGATGCTTTGAATGGCTGCGCGAGGTTAATAGTAAATATACTCTAGAGCAACCCCAATGGTTTTGGCAAGCTTACCACTACGAGCAATTTTCCTATGAGAATGCAGATGTAGCTTACTTTCCTTCATACTTCCTCAAGTCAAAATTAGAAAGTTATGGTTGGAAAACATCCCAGTCCAAGCATTTACCATACTTTGTACCCATTGCACATCAACAGTGTAAAAGTGAGGGATTCGCAAATCAAAATAATCTCAATGTAGATAAAATACCCGTTGTCTTTTTCAGTCGTTTGGAAGAGAGAAAAGGACTTTGCACTTTTGTAGAAGCAATCAAATTACTGAGTCCTATTTTAGTTGAGAGAATTCAGATTATTTTTATCGGAAAAATTATTACCCTGCAATCGTCCCAACTACAACATCTAGACAGTCAGCAGTATATCAAACAAGAACTTGATAGTCACATAGCCTACAACTTAATACTAAATTTATCTAGTCAAAAAGCGATTAAATTTATTACTGAATTAAATCACCCAATTGTTTGCCTGACAAGCATACAAGAAAACTTTCCCAATACGGGATTAGAAATGGGACAGTTACCCGTTAGTTTAGTGGTTTCAGATACGGGGGGATTCCAAGAAACTTTAAATTTAGTTGAACGTTCTGACTGCGTGCGTTGGTTTCACCCAGAAAATTCCCATTCTCTCGCTCAAACGATAACTCAGGCAATTAATGCTTATCCTGAAACCCCATTAATTCCCCAATATGAAGTTTTAGAACAAGTAAATCAACGCCTGCTGAACCAAAGATTAGAATATATGAGTCAAGCTTTTATTAATGCTGCACCTAAAGAAACTCAAACTCCTAAAGTTACAATTGCTATTGTCTGCTGGCAGACAGTAAATACTATATTAGAGTGTCTAGAAAGTCTTGCCACCCAAACTTATAACAATTTTGATGTGATTATCGGGTATCGAGAATCAATTGATCAAGATTTACAAGAAATAATTACTCAAGCTCAAACTAAGTTTCCTAGCTATAAATATTTAAATTTAGATGTTAACTGGAGTTTGGGAGAAAGTTATAACTACTTAGTCGAGTTAGCAGCAGGAGAGTATGTTTTACAGTTAGCTGTGGAACATATTGCCTTACCAGATATGCTAGAAAAGTTAGTGATGGCTGCGATCGCATCGAATGCAGATGTGGTAGTATGTCCGCAAGTTGCACTTCAAGCGGATGGAGAACTAAAAGCGATGCCTGCGGCGGTAAACTACGCCTTCATCGATGGTTCCTTGCTCAAATTGCTGGAGTTTAACCACAACCAAGATATATCTGCGTTATTTGCTCTCAAACTGCTGCAAGAATTTCGTTACTCGCCAGAGAGAGGATTGTTCGCTCTCAATTGGCACATCTTAGCAGCAGCGATCGCCACTGGTAAAGAAATTGCTTACTACCCTTATCCTCTCTACGCCACTAGCAATTCTGCGTCAACAACTAATCCTGTAAATCTAGCTAAAGAACGGTATTATCTGCGCCAATACTTATATCAAATTGAGCCTAGTAAGTGGAATCAACGCCAGGTTAATTTCCTGCTGACAGGTATTGAGCAACTTCTGCAACAGCAAAACTCAGGTAAAGTATGGCACTTTACTCATCAAAATAACCAAAATTTATCTCCTCAATCTCAGGCTTGGATACTAACTGCACAGCAAATTCAAGACGAACTCACACAAACCCAAGAAACTCTAAAAAGCGTGCAAGCTTGGAATCAAGAGTTACAAGGTGGAAAAGATTGGTTAGAGGCTCAATGGCAGACATGGATGCTGAGGACACAAAAAGCCGAGTTGGAGTGGGAACGATGGCAATCTTTCAGTACGATGATGTCTGTGAGTAAGTTTTGGCAACTCCGCAGTGCTTGGTTAAAATTTAAACGGCTTCTCGGTGGGAAAAAGCCTGACCCGCTTTTGTTAGCAAATCAAGTTAACTCCAACACTCAGATTCGAGATTTTGTGGCTCTGATTGCTAGTCAAAAAGTGAGATTTTTCCAGCCCGAAGCTTCAGAAGCTCCAGTAGTTTCGATTATTTCTGTGTTTCTTAACGACTATCAGTATTTTGAAACTACCTACAGAAGTGTAATTAATCAAACCTGGCAAAATTTTGAATGGATTATTGTCAATGACGGCTTAACAAACGCCGATGCGATCGCATTCATTGAGTCATTATCTCAAAGAACGAACAAAATAAAAGTCCTCTCTCATTCTAATCAACAAGGTGATGCAGCAGGACGCAACACAGCAATCGCTCAAGCTGAAGGCAAATATTTATTTTTTATCAACTTGGTTGACATTTTTGACCCAACATACATTGAAAAAAGCCTTCTGTTCTTAGAAACCCACCCCGATTTTTCCTTCGTTAACTCCTACTCTGCTATTTTTCAAGCACAGGAATACTGGTGGAATTATGGCTTTAGCCAACCTGCTTCATTCTTCCACGAAAATCAGTTAAAGGGAGGATTGCTATATCGCAAAGTTGATTTTGAGCAACTAGGGGGGTTTGACGCAGACTTAAAGTTATATGCGGATTGGGAACGGTGGCTAAAAGCGATCGCCAATCAACAACTTGGATGGACAATTCCTGAATATTTAGAGTGCAATCGCAGCATTAACTCTTTAGAGCAAGATCCTTGGGAACTCAAGCGAGTAACTGAATTAATCCAGTCGCGCTACCATGATTTTTTTAGCAGCACCCCGACTCCAAATATTTCTCTCAACCGTCAATCACTTAACCCGCAGCAACTCAAATATAAAATAGCCGGACAAAACTCCCTTAAGCGCTACAATTCTGGGAAACGCTTGCTGTTTTTCTTTCCTTCCCTATCCAATAGCAATGTTGATAAATTTCATCTGGACTTAGTGAGGCTGCTGGAAAAAGAAGGTTATGAAATGGCGATCGCCACAAGCTTCAAATCAGAGCATCCTTGGTATGATTCCTTTTATCGCCTCACACCAGAAATATTTCATCTACCTAATTTCTTAGATCAAGTGTACTGGTTGGCTTTTATCCGCTACATTATCCAATCTCGTCAAATTGATATTATTGTAATTTCTCACACAGACATCGCCTATTACTTCCTCCCTCTACTCCGTGCTGAATTTCCTCAAGTTACTTTTATTGATTGGACATACACTGGCGAGTCCAATTCCCAAAGCAATAATTACTCCACTGTCTCTAGTCAATTTAGTCAGTATCTTGACTGTCAAGCTTTATTCTCTCCAGAAATGACTGCGGTTGAGAAAGATATTAATTATCCAACTAAATCTAAGTTGAGAGTTTGCTCCAGTAATTTTGAAATGATAAACATTTTTACTGAAGCCATCCAAACACGTCAAATGCAAATCCAATCAGAAATTGACACGGAGTTAGCAACTGTAGCTTTATTACTTGCACTCAGGTAA